The Sporocytophaga myxococcoides DSM 11118 genome window below encodes:
- a CDS encoding copper resistance protein NlpE N-terminal domain-containing protein, which produces MKGNLVLILIGFLMACHVEKKPNSNGLAEEDVIFEAKEIIPEPEREIYIGMLPCADCPGIRKELKLTHDPAKQEGDFELKQNYIERDTNTYLTQGYWKSTIGNEDSHSALLIQTYPEGQKKADNYLKITTEQIVDCGKKTTPPQDQYPYVLYKVKKPSVKISGYFRYFADAATFRKCKAKIPMIVEPVILYKYAEQVYMHQKKNPGDEIYFTIEGYIEKKPTESGQTREFLTITKVLDIKPDFKCQ; this is translated from the coding sequence ATGAAGGGAAACCTCGTGTTAATACTGATTGGATTCTTAATGGCGTGCCACGTAGAAAAGAAACCAAATTCTAATGGACTGGCGGAAGAAGATGTCATTTTCGAGGCAAAGGAAATAATACCCGAACCTGAGCGGGAAATCTATATAGGTATGCTCCCCTGCGCCGATTGCCCCGGGATCCGTAAGGAACTGAAATTAACACATGACCCGGCAAAACAAGAAGGAGATTTTGAGTTAAAACAAAATTATATTGAGCGAGATACCAACACCTATCTCACTCAGGGCTATTGGAAAAGCACCATCGGGAATGAAGATTCACACAGTGCATTACTCATACAGACTTACCCAGAAGGCCAAAAGAAAGCCGATAACTACCTAAAAATCACAACAGAACAGATAGTAGATTGTGGTAAAAAAACAACCCCACCTCAGGATCAATATCCATATGTACTTTATAAAGTAAAGAAACCTTCTGTCAAGATAAGTGGATATTTCAGATATTTCGCTGATGCTGCAACATTCAGAAAATGTAAGGCAAAAATACCAATGATTGTTGAACCTGTAATTTTATACAAGTATGCGGAACAGGTGTATATGCATCAGAAAAAAAATCCCGGAGACGAAATATATTTTACCATTGAAGGCTATATTGAAAAGAAACCTACAGAATCCGGACAAACCAGGGAATTCCTGACTATTACGAAGGTACTGGATATCAAGCCAGACTTTAAATGTCAGTAA